A window of the Lactuca sativa cultivar Salinas chromosome 5, Lsat_Salinas_v11, whole genome shotgun sequence genome harbors these coding sequences:
- the LOC111890474 gene encoding uncharacterized protein LOC111890474, with translation MESFLNEFQHLAIRLEEIKSATNTFDDSKLIGKGGFGKVYEGVLSNSKEKEHITKVAIKRLDRKYGQGDPEFLKEILLLSRYTHENLISLMGFCDEDGEKILVYEYASHGSLDRYLSSTSLTWRQRLIICIGAATGLCYLHDPKETQERVLHRDIKSSNILLDENWNAKISDMGLSKLGPANQQHTFLISNVAGTFWYVDPMYMETSVVTKESDVYSFGVVMFEVLCGKLCFENTNGNFKSFVRMWKKSYKQKKLDKIVFEDMKEKMDPRSLETYSSIAYQCLKKSREKRPEMYRVVEELNIALRFQENFEEAKPQMNYEEVRKSAQFKKTKEMCKTEVPSLAYRSEEEIKILLSEGIFLNQGKTWFWLNKNGEHCEMISAAECFYPITIAPQYIEFYAKEKSRFTEYMNTQICLDFKIHVKTQYLSPHITYAVNLVFCLYDSDSTNSHLEYTMAGETESSSLYLADTREDGWLTAELYQFTSDNRYVDLEITFKCWNKLLVEGIEFEPVEIVSQQILEHQELEDEREVDMQEDMSHSDAYWKEKLPSDYETIIKWSKDKLHWTTKKELYSILCKGFLIQIQGEEWFSLDKDGNKCIMLPAKVALKRKKWSWRYLPESRFEEVAFDPTWSFTIRCNTSNILSSETCYGAYLIYKLQENHSGFEPPLKVWMTSQSLSTSRYIYLISPQTLIIRRKAYENTHNPLNRPKIKGLPQQRKDGWMEVQIDEQLTQTPSSFVKLSVNFPIDQSLKGLIVQGIQFRPCN, from the exons ATGGAGTCCTTCCTCAACGAGTTTCAACATCTTGCAATCCGACTTGAAGAGATAAAGTCAGCCACCAACACCTTTGATGACAGCAAACTTATCGGAAAAGGTGGATTTGGGAAAGTGTATGAAGGAGTACTCTCTAACTCTAAGGAGAAGGAGCATATAACCAAGGTTGCAATTAAGCGTCTAGATCGCAAGTATGGGCAAGGTGACCCCGAGTTCTTGAAAGAGATCTTGCTTCTTTCGCGCTACACACATGAAAATCTCATCTCTCTCATGGGATTTTGTGATGAAGATGGTGAAAAGATCCTTGTGTACGAATATGCTTCTCATGGAAGCCTTGATCGCTATCTAAGTAGTACTAGTCTCACATGGAGACAACGTCTCATTATATGTATTGGGGCTGCAACAGGATTGTGCTACCTTCATGATCCCAAGGAGACACAAGAAAGAGTTCTCCATCGTGATATAAAAAGCTCCAACATTTTACTCGATGAGAATTGGAATGCAAAAATTTCTGACATGGGACTCTCGAaattaggccctgcaaatcagcaACATACATTTCTTATCTCCAATGTTGCGGGTACCTTCTGGTATGTAGATCCGATGTACATGGAGACAAGTGTCGTAACAAAAGAGTCTGATGTCTACTCTTTTGGTGTGGTCATGTTTGAGGTATTGTGTGGGAAGCTATGCTTTGAAAATACCAATGGTAATTTCAAGAGTTTCGTGCGTATGTGGAAAAAGAGCTACAAACAAAAGAAATTGGATAAGATTGTCTTTGAAGATATGAAGGAAAAGATGGATCCAAGGTCATTGGAAACATATTCATCCATTGCCTATCAATGTTTGAAGAAATCCCGTGAAAAACGACCAGAGATGTATCGTGTTGTGGAAGAACTTAATATTGCGCTTCGGTTTCAAGAGAATTTTGAAGAGGCCAAACCACAAATGAACTATGAAGAGGTGCGTAAGTCAGCACagtttaaaaaaacaaaagagaTGTGTAAGACTGAGGTCCCTTCTCTAGCATACAGATCCGAAGAGGAAATAAAAATTCTTCTCTCTGAAGGAATCTTCCTTAACCAGGGCAAAACG TGGTTTTGGTTAAATAAGAATGGAGAGCATTGTGAAATGATATCCGCAGCAGAGTGTTTCTATCCAATTACCATTGCACCACAGTATATTGAATTTTATGCTAAGGAAAAATCAAG ATTTACAGAGTACATGAATACACAAATTTGTTTGGATTTCAAAATACATGTCAAAACACAATATTTGTCTCCACATATCACATACGCAGTTAACCTTGTGTTCTGTTTATATGACTCTGATTCTACCAATTCACACCTCGAGTACACAATGGCTGGGGAAACAGAATCTTCTAGTTTGTACTTAGCAGATACGAGAGAAGATGGATGGTTGACAGCCGAATTGTATCAGTTTACTAGCGACAATAGATATGTTGATCTTGAAATTACGTTCAAATGTTGGAATAAGTTGTTAGTAGAAGGCATTGAGTTTGAGCCCGTGGAAATAGTAAGCCAACAAATTCTAGAACATCAAGAATTAGAGGATGAGAGGGAGGTAGACATGCAGGAGGACATGTCTCATTCAGATGCATATTGGAAAGAAAAATTAcctagtgattatgaaaccataatCAAGTGGTCAAAAGATAAGTTGCATTGGACAACAAAGAAGGAACTTTATTCTATTCTTTGCAAAGGGTTCCTTATCCAGATCCAAGGCGAAGAG TGGTTTTCTCTCGACAAAGATGGAAATAAATGCATTATGCTACCAGCAAAGGTGGCTTTGAAAAGAAAAAAGTGGAGTTGGAGATATTTACCCGAATCAAG ATTTGAAGAAGTGGCTTTTGATCCTACTTGGAGCTTTACTATACGTTGCAATACGTCCAATATATTGTCATCTGAAACATGTTATGGAGCTTACCTTATTTACAAATTACAAGAAAACCATTCTGGATTTGAGCCTCCTTTGAAAGTGTGGATGACTAGTCAGTCATTATCAACATCACGATATATCTATTTGATTAGTCCTCAAACTCTAATCATTAGACGAAAGGCTTATGAAAATACTCACAATCCATTGAATAGACCCAAAATAAAAGGCCTTCCACAACAAAGGAAAGATGGTTGGATGGAGGTACAAATAGATGAACAACTTACACAAACTCCCTCGAGTTTTGTAAAACTTTCAGTCAACTTTCCCATCGACCAGTCGCTTAAAGGGCTTATTGTTCAAGGCATTCAGTTCAGACCATGTAATTAG